GCCGGGAGCAGCGCGGCGCCAGCATCCCATCCTCGCAGTGCCTGCACTTCGAGCACCGCGACCCGTGCGCTGTCGGGAAGGGATGAAGGCAGGGCCGCCAGTCGGGCTTCGAGGTCCTCGCGCTCACAGCGCTCCAGCGCCCTGCGCAGCGCCTGGTGCTGGAACTCCGTCCCTTCCTTGAGCAGTCCGAGCACGCCCGCCACCTGCGCCTCCTGGAGCAGCAGGGCCGTGGCCGCGGTGGCGACGAGCGCCGCGTCTTCTTCCTCCAGCGCGGGCTTCAGCAGACGCGCGGCGACGGCGTGACCGCCGATGAGGAGCCCGTCGACGTGCGCGCGCAGCCGCTGCTCCTGCTCCGCGGCGTCTTCGAGGGTATGGCGAGAGGAGCGATAGATGTTCTCCAGCCGCGCCCACAGGAACGCGCCCTCGGAGAGGTGGCGCTCGGAAATGGCCCAGCCGTGAACGATGTCCGGGTACATGTGACTCCAGTGTCCGCGGGGTCCAGGAGAAAGGCGTTCACGCCTTCGTGGACACGCCCTCGGCGGTGATTCGCACGCGGCTCAGGTCGTGCAGTCCCTCGTCGAGCACCACGTGTCCGCGCCACATCAACTGCACCTGCTCCGTGTCGGTATCGAGGATGACTGTGTCCAGGCGCATCTCCGGCTTCGCATCCTCGCGTCCCACGAGCGACAGCATGACGACGGGCGCTGCCTGTCCCGGGAGCGCGAAGGCGCGGCGGCCCTTGGGCGATGCGCCGGCGATGATGACGGGCTCGTCCCCCTTCAGGTAGCCCGGCGCCACCAGCCCTGGCGCGGCGGCGTTGAAGAAGCGCCGATCGAAGTCCTTGGGGAGCAGGGGCTTGCGCGTCTTGTTCCACGTCTCGTCGTACGTGCCGCCCAGCTTCGAGCGGGGCTGCCAGTGGGGCGACGTGAAGCCGAAGCAGGTGGGGAGCACCCGCTGGCCGAACTCGCGCAGCGACTCCGTCGCGGGGTCCTCCAGGTTGGGGAGCTTCAGCCCTTCCTCGAAGTGACGCGGGCTCGCGCGAAACCCCACCCCCACGGGGTTGCGTGGCTCGAACGAGGGCTTCGCCGCGTCCGTCTTGTCCCATCCGCCAAAGGCTCGCTCCCAGGTCAGCGGAAGCTTGTCGAAGGGCAGCGGCTTCGTGGCGGCCACCCGGCCCATGCTCTTGAACCAGGTCCGTTCCCCCACCACGCGCACGGCCTTCTTCAGCGGCCCCACTTGAAGGGCCACCAGCACCTCCGTGGCGCCCTTTTGAGGCGCGTGGGCATGGCCAATGAGGGCCACATCCGTGGCAGGTTTGATGAAGGCGCACTCGGGTTCGTACTTGTCGCTGGACGCCCCGGGCTCACCCCAGGCTTCGCCGCCCCAGCTCACGGGCACCTGCTCCTCCGCGAGCTTCAGTCCGTCGTCGCCCATGGCGTAGGTGGCCTTCACGACGAAGAGGCACAACGGCCGGCCGTCCTCGTCGCAGAGGCCCATCATGTCGAAGGCGAAGGGCGTCTCGTTCTCGAGGGTCGGATGTCCCATGTGAGCTCAGGTCCCCCGGAGGCGGAGGCCTCCGTCACTAGGACGCCGAGTGTATCAGTCTTTGACTGACGCGCGCCCCCCGAGATGGCGCTCAGGCACTGGCCGCCAGCAGCCCCACCAGTCCCGCATACAGTGGCACGTTGAGCGCCAGCGTCAGCCGGTTGATGCGGCGGAACCGGGCCTGCTCCTCGTCCGCGAACCAGATGCCGTCCTCGCCGGTGGTGCGGCCCTCTACGGCGTGGAAGAACAGCGCGGCATAGGCGACCTCGACGACCAGGCTCACGAGGACGAGGCCCAGGAAGGCCAGGGCCCACACGTCCCCGGGCGCGAGCACGCCGAGCCAGCGCGCTCGGCCCCAGAACAGGCCGCCGAGCACCAGGGCGATGCACGCCACGTCATGGGCCACGCCGTAGGGAGGCCGCCAGCGCTTCACGCCGTAGAGCAGGTACAGCTCCGCGATGCCGCGCAGCCACATGAACGCGGCGAAGGCCCCCAGCACGCCGCGGGCCTCGCCTGGCACCGCGGTGTCCAGCGCCACGAGCGGGCAGACGAGGAACCAGAGGAAGACCGCGTAGAAGAGCCACGCCAGCTTGGGCCCGGAGATGCGTCCGCCGCGTGAGCCCTTCACGTTCTGCGTGTGACGGAACCAGCCCGCGGCCAAGGCGCAGAGGGCCGCCAGCAGGGCGAGCAGGATGAGCGTGTGCGAAGAGAGCATCGGTGCCGGATGTTCGTGCGGTGGGCGCGTGTGCCCGAGGCTTGCAACGTCGTGCGCGTCGAATGACGACCGCGACAGGTGAACACACGCGGCGGGGGCTGTTGCAAGCCCCTGCCCTGAATGGACAGGGCGCACGGCGCAAGGCACGCTCCGCTCGCGCGTGCGGACGCGCTACGGCGGGAGGCCGGCATCCATGAGCGCTGGACCCGGGGTGAACCCGGCTGCACAGGTGTACGCCCCATTGCACACGGCGCCACGTGCCGAGCGATGGGGCTGGGTGTGGCCTCGCTGGAACGACCCACGCCTGCCCTTCGCCTTCCTGCTGACGCTCTACGGTGTGCTCGGCTTCACCTTCTTCGGCTTCAACCGCAGCCCGTGGCAGATGGCCGCCATCGTGGTGACGGGCAGCCTGCTGGACATGGCGCTCGGGTGGGTGCTGAAGCGGCAGAAGGTCGTCCCCCTCAGCGCCTACATCTCCTGCTGTTCGCTGGCGCTGCTGCTCAACTACTCGCATTCGAGCTGGCTGCTGCTCTTTCCCGTGTGGATCGCCATCGGGTCGAAGTACGTGCTCACCTTCCAGGGACGCCACGTCTTCAATCCGTCGATGTTCGGCGTGGCGATGTCGCTGCTCTTCACCCGCGAGCTCATCACCGCCGCGCCCGCGTACCAGTGGGCCAACGGCGAGGTGGCCCTCTCCGCCTTCATCCTCATGGCGGCGCTGGTGCTCTTCTTCTTCCGCGTGGGCCGGGGTTGGCTGGTGGTCAGCTTCCTGACCTTCTATGCGCTCCAGACGGCGCTGAGGGCCTACGTGATGCGGCATCACCTGCCGCCGGAGGTCCTCTTCCTCGGCACGCTGGGCGCGCCGTCGTTCTTCATCTTCGTCTTCTACATGCTCACCGACCCGGCCACTTCACCGGGGACGCGGCGTGGGCAGATTCTGCTGGCGCTGGCCATCACGCTGGTGGACCTGGTGCTGCACTTCAAGGAGAGCGTCTACACGTTCTTCTACGCGGCGCTCACCTGCGCCACCGCGCGCTTCGTCTTCGTCCATGCGCGCGCGGCCTGGCAGCGGGGTGGACGTGACTCCCTGCGCGCGTTGGTGTCCTCGGGCTGGTTGAAGCGCGCGGCCGTGGTGGGTGGGCTGGGCTCCGTCATGCTGGGCGGCTACACGTTGGCCGCCGCGCCGGGTGTCCGGGCGGCGCCGCTCGCCTTCCGGATGGAGCGTGTGGATGTCCGGGCCGCGGGGCTGGGCTCCACCATGGGTCGCACGCTGGAGGAGCTGGACCCTCGGCTCGGGCACGTCGCGAAGTGGTTGGTCGCGGTGGGCGATGCCGTCGCCGTGGGGGACTACGACGGTGACGGACGGCCCGACCTGTTCATCACGCACCCGCTGGGCCGCCCCGAGGACCACGCGGTGCTCTACCGCAACCTGGGGGACTTTCGCTTCGAGCGTGTGCCCGTGCCCGCGTTGGAGCGCTTCGCCACGCGCTACAAGGAAGAGGGCCTGCCGGGCGGCGGAACCTTCGTGGATTGGGACGGAGATGGAGACCTGGACCTCGCGGTGGCGGTGGCCTTCGGGCCTGTCCGCCTGCTGCGCAACACGCTGCGAGAGACGGGCACGCCGGGCTTCGAGGACGTGACGGAGGCGGCGGGCGTCGGCGACCACGCGGTGAGCCTGGGCCTCACCTTCCTGGACTATGACCGCGACGGGCACCTGGACCTCCTCGTCCTCAACGTGATGACCACGCACCTGCCGGACTACGCGCCGCCCGTGCCGCTCAACCTCTTCCGTTTGCCCCAGCCCGAGCACCCCGACGACCGGCGCATGTTCCGCTTCATGCACGACGGCTGGCACAACGCGACCAACGGCGGGCTCAACGCGCTCTACCGGGGCCGGGGAGATGGCACCTTCGAGAAGGTGGACATCGCCGCCATGGGGATGCCGGAGACGCACTGGTCGCTCGCGGTGAGCACGGTGGACTTCAACCGCGACGGTTGGACGGACCTGTACGTGGCCAACGACTTCGGGCCGGATGACATCTACCTCAACGAGGGCGGCAAACACTTCCGGCGCGTGCAGGGCCGGCTCTTCGGGGAGATTGGGAAGGACACGTACAAGGGGATGAATGCCTCCGTCGCGGACTTCGATCGCAACGGCTGGTTGGACCTGTATGTCTCCAATGTCCACCACTCGCTCCAGGCGGAGGGCAGCCTGTTGTGGATGGTGGGGCCGGGCAAGGACGCCTTCACGCCTGAGTTCCGCGACGAGGCCACCTTCCGTGGCGCGCTCAACGAGCGGCGCTTCGGTTGGGGCGCGGCGGCGGGCGACCTGGACAATGATGGCTGGCCCGACCTGGTGCAGGCCAACGGCATGGTGGACGACCGGTTGGACGCGGAGCGGTGGCGCATTCCCGACGGACAGCGGAAGGACTACTGGTACGTCAATCACAAGCTGATGCAGTCCGGTCCGGAGATTCACACGTACGCGGACAAGTGGGGCGACATCCGAGGCCGCACCATCTACGCGAACGAGGCGCGCCGCGCGTATCTCAACCTGGGTGACGCGAAGCCTGGACACTTCGTGGACATGGCGAGGGAGCTGGGGCTGGACGACCCGGACAACTCGCGAGGCGTGCTCCTGTCGGACCTGGATGGTGACGGCGACCTGGACGTGCTCATCACCAACCAGCACGGACCGGTGTCGCTGTACCGCAACACGCTGCGCGCCGAGGGCGGTCCGGACACGCACTTCGTGGGCCTCACCTTGGTGGGGCAGGGGGACCGCACGCACCGGAGCGCGGTGGGCACGCGGGTGGTGCTCTCCTACGACGACGGTGGGAAGCGCGTGGAGCAGGTGCAGGAGGTGGGGCTGATGGGCGGCTTCTCCGCGTCGGCGGATGCCCGGCTGCACTTCGGGCTGGGAGGGTACTCGGGGCCGGTGACCGCGCGGGTGCACTGGTACGGCGGCTCCGTTCAGGAGGTGTCGCTGACTCCGGACGTGACGCACGAGCTGCGGCAGCCTCCCGTCACCGATGCGCTCCAGGGACGCACGCGTCCATGATGTCTCCGCTGAAGGGCTCGACGGTGCGGCGGGACTCGCTCACGGAGGTGCAGCGGGCGCAGATGCTGGCGCTGATGCAGCTCTGCTACGCGGGCGTGTCGCCCGAGCGGTTCGCGGCGGACCTGGAGGACAAGCAGTACGTCATCCTCCTCCACACGCGTCGCACCGGTGAGTTGGTGGGCTTCAGCACGCTGCGCGTCGCCGAGGAGTCCACCGGAGGCAGACAGGTGGAGGTGGTGTATTCGGGGGACACGGTCATCCACCCCGACTGGTGGGGGCACAAGGTGTTGCAGGTGTGCTTCGGGCGCTTCGTGTTGTCGCGCAAGCTCCGCCGTCCCCTGCGCCCGCTGCACTGGCTGCTGTTGAGCGCGGGCTTCAAGACGTACCTGCTCGCGGTGAACTACTTCCCTCGGACGCTGCCCCGGCGGGACTGGGCGCCGCCGGTCGGGCGGGCGGACTTCCTCCACGCGCTGGCCACCCGCTGGTTCGGTGAACAGTACGACGCGGTCCGGGGCACGCTCCGCTTCGATGGCGCGCATTACCGCGTGCGTGATGGCGTGGCCCCCATCGACCGCGCGGCGGCCTCGCATCCCGACA
This genomic window from Myxococcus hansupus contains:
- a CDS encoding FG-GAP-like repeat-containing protein; its protein translation is MSAGPGVNPAAQVYAPLHTAPRAERWGWVWPRWNDPRLPFAFLLTLYGVLGFTFFGFNRSPWQMAAIVVTGSLLDMALGWVLKRQKVVPLSAYISCCSLALLLNYSHSSWLLLFPVWIAIGSKYVLTFQGRHVFNPSMFGVAMSLLFTRELITAAPAYQWANGEVALSAFILMAALVLFFFRVGRGWLVVSFLTFYALQTALRAYVMRHHLPPEVLFLGTLGAPSFFIFVFYMLTDPATSPGTRRGQILLALAITLVDLVLHFKESVYTFFYAALTCATARFVFVHARAAWQRGGRDSLRALVSSGWLKRAAVVGGLGSVMLGGYTLAAAPGVRAAPLAFRMERVDVRAAGLGSTMGRTLEELDPRLGHVAKWLVAVGDAVAVGDYDGDGRPDLFITHPLGRPEDHAVLYRNLGDFRFERVPVPALERFATRYKEEGLPGGGTFVDWDGDGDLDLAVAVAFGPVRLLRNTLRETGTPGFEDVTEAAGVGDHAVSLGLTFLDYDRDGHLDLLVLNVMTTHLPDYAPPVPLNLFRLPQPEHPDDRRMFRFMHDGWHNATNGGLNALYRGRGDGTFEKVDIAAMGMPETHWSLAVSTVDFNRDGWTDLYVANDFGPDDIYLNEGGKHFRRVQGRLFGEIGKDTYKGMNASVADFDRNGWLDLYVSNVHHSLQAEGSLLWMVGPGKDAFTPEFRDEATFRGALNERRFGWGAAAGDLDNDGWPDLVQANGMVDDRLDAERWRIPDGQRKDYWYVNHKLMQSGPEIHTYADKWGDIRGRTIYANEARRAYLNLGDAKPGHFVDMARELGLDDPDNSRGVLLSDLDGDGDLDVLITNQHGPVSLYRNTLRAEGGPDTHFVGLTLVGQGDRTHRSAVGTRVVLSYDDGGKRVEQVQEVGLMGGFSASADARLHFGLGGYSGPVTARVHWYGGSVQEVSLTPDVTHELRQPPVTDALQGRTRP
- a CDS encoding DUF2169 family type VI secretion system accessory protein — encoded protein: MGHPTLENETPFAFDMMGLCDEDGRPLCLFVVKATYAMGDDGLKLAEEQVPVSWGGEAWGEPGASSDKYEPECAFIKPATDVALIGHAHAPQKGATEVLVALQVGPLKKAVRVVGERTWFKSMGRVAATKPLPFDKLPLTWERAFGGWDKTDAAKPSFEPRNPVGVGFRASPRHFEEGLKLPNLEDPATESLREFGQRVLPTCFGFTSPHWQPRSKLGGTYDETWNKTRKPLLPKDFDRRFFNAAAPGLVAPGYLKGDEPVIIAGASPKGRRAFALPGQAAPVVMLSLVGREDAKPEMRLDTVILDTDTEQVQLMWRGHVVLDEGLHDLSRVRITAEGVSTKA